attaatattattttagctAATGAACCTCAGgacaaaatacatacacacacacacacagccacacacacagccacacgcACACCATCTCAGATGTTTGAGAGTGAGTTTGGAATCAGAATAATGTGCCCAAGAAAGAACTGTCCTGCACTGAAGTGTTTATGGATCCAGTAGCTACAAACTGATTCCAATGGCATTGAACTGAGTTCTTTTGATCTAATGAATGTATCTGCTCACCTTGTTCCCTTCCTTCTAATTGATAAGCTCCAAATAGTTCCTGCTCCTTTTCACAGCTTTTACTGAGTTTCGTTCACTTCTTTTACTTAGTCTTTTAATACATATActacaaatatttcattaacCTATTCTCAAGTGGTTTAGCTACCATTCTGCcattgaaattttttaatttaattttgtttgcttGAGCACACTGATCAACCACTGAACTGCCTTCTTCCATTGTCCTGCAATGACATAAGGGTTACATTTTTGTGCATAAGGCTTTCCTAGTTGGGATTTCAGAGCACTGACACCAGATGTTTTCAGTTTGTTCTCTGGGGGAATTTCATTTGCATCTATGTTTTTAGCTATCTGTGATAacttgttaaatattaaaaagatattttgcttCTATTGGAACATTTGTATACTCGCAACTATATTTCTGTAAACAGCTGcagtcaaaaataaaacaatgaaagttttcattttgcgGTGGGTaactgtcttttttctctcaaacTTTGTGGATGAATTTGTATACATGAATGTCACTTCTGAGCAGCATAAGTATGTGGCTGAAATTATAAGACCATTAGGAAAAGTTATGAAATATAGGAATATTTTTGAGTAGTAACTTTATGCCTACCATTTTGCCAGGCAGACTACAGAGTCACTTAGCGTGacagaattttgtttgttttgcttagtTTAAATGTTTCATGTTTAGTAAGACAGTACATACACATAGTAGCAAATCATGCAGCATGGTGGTGCTTTTGATGAAGACCAGGCCTCCCCAGCCCTCAGTCCCACATTGCGAGGCAATCTCTTCCTGTTCTGGCAGTTATTGCCAcgtatataaatttatttttaccagaATATGTGGTACAAAAAACATATCACTAGTGGTACTCAAAACATGTGCATTAGAAAAAGATATGATGTGTCCACTTACTGGACTGTGGGGAAATAGGAGTcaaatgaaacataaatattaaataattactaaTACAGATGATACATGGATATGATGAGTATGACATAGAAATAACTGaagcttgagaagcactgctttagccACTATGCTTATGCCTTCTTATCAAAGATGGTGTCTGTTGATTCTATGAAAGTGACTGAATTTTTATCATATCCAAATGTATACATCTAAATGAATTGTCACTTTAGGAGGCCACATATATATTTCAACAATGCTGCCATTGTTCTAAGTATGTTTAAAAGTTGTCTTTTGGCATGTATTGACTTCAACAGGGCTGGAAAAGAGTAATAACCCAACGCAATTTAGTAAGTATAAACATCAAAAAGACTTTGGTCTAAAAAACAGCATATGTGGGCAAAAGACTGATCTGAAGATGGGACTATAAGTGGCTGTCAGAAAAGCTGATGCAGTCCTGGGTTACGTAATTTAAGTTACAGTGTCCAGGACAAGGGAGGTAGTTGTCCTGCTTTGCTCCAAGCTAGTAAGAGCACTGTCATCTtgtaaggagaaaacaaattctCAGCAGCCATTTAATCAGGCCTGTAACACAACTGTAACCTCATTTATCCCTGCTTGGGACACAACAGGGACTCCAGAAGTATAAAAGCAACTGCAGTTTCTCAAGAGCAACACTTCATGATCTTGCTCTCACACAGAGGTATTGATTGCTGCTCTTGTGCTCTATTTCATGGTGCCATCGTCCATGCTTCTAAGGAGGCAATATAATACAGGATTTAAAAGCATAAACTCTTGAGTTTTCCTGCTTGGGGGAGTTCTGGCTCCCCCACCCACTATTTAACCTCTCCATTCCTCAATGTCCTTATCTATAGAGTGGAAACAAACATAGAACCCTCCTCTTAAGGTTGTTGCGAGAATTAAGTAAATTAACCCATGCAAAATTACttagttcctggcacacaggaagtgccTAATAAGAGTTACTTTGTATTGGCATTACTAGTCCTGATACTAGTCTGCTCTTCTGTCTCTTGTGCACTGGATCCcatatctttttgctttttcaaagacATGTTCCTTTAATAGGTCCTCTTTCTCCAGCATCAAAAATCTTTTCACTATGAGAGTTGTTCCCACTGGCTTATATATTGCTACAATGTAATTTATCtcttaaaaaatcagataaataACTTTCTCTGACCACACATTCCCCTACACACTATTtccactttctctccctccattctGTCTTGAATCCATTCCATTCAGGCTTTCATCACACCACTCTACTGAAATAGCTTGTGTCAAAATCACTAATAACCTCCCGTGGGAATATCCAAAGGTCAGTTCTCAAGCCTGTCTTACTTGCTTAACAGTATCAACACACTGGATCCCTCGCTCCTcgaaacactttcttcacttggcttttgGGACACTGCACTCGGCTCTCCTGCTTCACTGGCCACTCTTTCATTCTCATCTCCTTGACCTCCTAACACTGGAGAGCCCTAGAAGTCAATCATCAGCTGTCTTCTCTGCTTTACTCAATTCCTAAGCCATCTCTTATTGATCTCAACTCCTAAGAAGATTCCCAAATGTGCATCTCCAGCCAAAACTTCTCCCTTAACTCCAGGTTCCTGTTATCCAACTGCCTGACAGCTTAACTATGCTTTCTTAATAGACAGGCTCAAACATAACATGTCTGCGGTCAGATTTTGACTCCACCCTTCCCACCACACACTCCACCAGATTCTTCCTTACCTTAGCAAATAGAATCTCCATTCTTCCAATTGCTTAAGCCAAAATACCTCTGAGCTTTCTTATCTGACCTAGGTCCAATCCATCATCAAATCCTGTTACTCTATCTTTGAAATATACTCAGAATCCCACCACTTCTCAACATATCTATTGCTGCCCCAAAGCATTTGTTCCCTAGATTGTCACAAGTTTCCCAACGATTCTCCCTGCTTCCATCATTGTCCTTTATACTTGATTTCTCACATACCAGCCAGAGTTAAACATGTCAGATTGGTACACCTCTGTTCAGAACCCTCCAGTGACTTCCCAGCTTACATTCTTACAGTGTTTATAACGTTCTTTGTGATCTGATTCCAGCTGTACCTCTGACCTAtctgcctcttcctttctctgctttagtCACAGaaacttcctttctcttcctcaaactTACTAAACATGCTCCTTCCACAGCGGTTTGCACTCATCACTCCTGCCTGCACGGCTCTTCCTTCAGATATCTACATGTCTCACTCTCTATCGGGTCTTGGCTCAAAAGTAGCGTTACTGGAGAGGTCTTTCTTGACCACCCTGTGTCAAACCAAACTCCTGTAGCCCTCTCTGTTTTTTCCCTCCTAGCATTTATCACCCCCTGACATTTGTTCATCTGTTATTCACTAGAATTACAAACTCCATAAGGGCAGGCACTGTTTGTTCCTTagtgtattcccagtgcctagaagagtggCCCATTGATTGGATAAATcagataaatcaaaataaatactgCCCCTTGGCATTTCTTCACTgcattgtttttattgatttctacactactctctttcctgcctttctgtaaatgtcttttaaattccCTGAGAGGATCCTAATAGGTCGTTCCATTACCATTCAGTATGAAGCGGCCCTGTTGGGCAAGCTCTCAAGCCAAGTCACCTTATAGGCTTCTGGCCTTAATTTATTACTGAATCCTCTGATCCTAATCTTCCCTAGTAGATGCCACTTTTGCCTGAATGCCTCCATCACTAGCTTCGCTGATGCCACAAGTGTGggtcttttttgcagaaatggattTTAGTTGATTTGGAACTTTtagaaatttacttaaaattgtaGTGAGGATGAAggcaacagaaaatattttctgatggaAGCACCCAGCCATCTGCCATTGTGGATACTGTAGAGCGAAGAAACACCCAGTGCCATTTGACATCTGGCAAATGAGGTTCTCCGGCCTGCATGTCCGCAGGTAGGTGCAATGCTGTTCCCAGTTCAGGGAACCTTGCTTGCGTCATTTCTCGTTTCCTCCCTGTGCACACAAGAGGGCAGTCTTTCATCATACTTGATGAATTATACCAGCAGTGGGTAGAGGAGCACTTCAACAAATTAAATGGGAAGTTAGATCAGTCTGCAAAAATTGTTGACCAAAGTTAATAAAACTCTAAGCTTACAATTTTATCCCAAAAGTCGTGGGACCAAAACACATCCTTAAAAGTTGTCAGTGTAGCAATGATACAGAAAAAAACCTTTCCAGATGGTTATATAGGTAGAATATAGTACTGTTTGTGGAAGGCTGATTTTAAGTATTGGGGGTACTGTTTCCTTTCTTGAATTCACTCACTGTAACAGATATAGTATACAGatatgtaggtttatttctgcaGACATTAAATTAGAAGATTGAGGTAAAGAAGAGACCTTTATTAGGCTTGTCATTTCAAGGTATGTGCGTGTACTGTATACAAACAACAAAAGTTGAAGGAAGAGTACCACTCATGTCAGGCATATTAGTCACTGTGTAGCCATTACAACAAATACATACCATAAACAAGCATAGACTACTAACTACTAAACAAGTCCCTTAGGTCAGATtcagttatttctttctctgGGCAAGTCCCTTCTGCCATAAACCACAGAGGtaattaacagaaaaatagagcATTGAAGAATTGGATGCTGTCCAGCCAGATTTAGCTCTAAAAATTTATCCTTAAAAAGAGGAATTAAATTGCGTACAGGACCTTAAGTCCTAAGTGGCCTCTTGAGCCTAAGCAGATTTTGCCACAATAACAACCATAACAATCAATTACGTCAAATAAAACTATCCAAAAATGTATGATTATAGCCTATTCTCTCAATTCATTCCTTGtggaaaaagaacacaaatcTTAAAAACTAAAGCAAGTCAAGGAGGCCTGAAGAAGAAACATAGATCTGgctacattttagaaagaaatcaagccctgtgaattttattttctggctttGATCTGGTCGTCAGTTGGGATGGACTTGCCCAAGTGATGGCCCACAGAAAGGCCAAATTTCGagtttttctgcttctcctgcaCCTCCTTTTTCAATAAGAATCCTGCCTGGAAGTCTAGGTCAAAGAGGCTACTTGGAGAAAAATACAGTGGAGTCTCATTCCAAATATTCTCCAGGCGTTTCTTCCATCCTTCCAGGATCTGAATTCGGGTATCCTTGGGAAGGTACAGAACGCTATATGTCAGTTGAGGTTCTAAGACTTGGAAGCCACAGAAATGCAGAGTGCCACTCTGGGGATACACAAAGCACAGAGGTGAGTCAGAACAAACCCTATACAGCGTGTACCATATACAAACAAGAGGTTAATCCCAATAACACACTCCAGTGTGGAGCCTGAGGCACCCTGGAGAGTCAGTTCATAGTTATAGACCTTCTCTGCTCTCTATACCTGGCTGTTACCTCTTCTAGCTTATTCAGCTGTAATCTTCTTTAAATGAATGAGACCTTGAAGCTGTGCCAGCCTGGGATCCTCTGCCAAAAGTGCCGGAAGTGCCACTACACGAGGGAGAGTTTCAGCTTCTTGGCAGCTGACTCTTGCCGAGGTATGCAGATGTGCTTTTCTCGGCCTCTCCATAGAACTAGACGAGTCTTAAATGATTATCACTTATTCTCCAAtgttaatattaattcttcagtATTACAGGTGGCCAcctcatttgctcttctttccaaCCCTCTTCCTTAGAAGAGATCATCTTGAGTTTGGTGACCACCAAAAGCCTACTTCAGACCTCAGTTTTATTAGCTGGAGTGAagcatttcttaaattttcttgggCTCTATAGTCTATGAGACTGTAGCAGCAAGCTGGAGAAGGACAGGAAGCCTGGAGAAAGATGTCGGTCATCTGGAGAGAATCAGAGCCTGTGGCGATACAAATCCAGGGGTCGTCTGCACTAGGCCTTGGTTAGGAGAGAGTGGTGTTTAGACCTGTGCACACATGAGCTTTTCTATAAGCATAGGGGCCTGGGAAGAAAGGTAAGTCTTAAAGGAAGCTCCCTAGGGTTCTGAATCATTACAATGCTTTCATCCTACACCTCAGGTCTGTTTTCAGCTGAGGATTTGGACCCCATAGAAAGCTCACTTAATCCCCCTGTAGGTTCAGTGAAAACGTGGTACCTGAATTGGCCAGAGAAGTATATTAATGTCCCCATGGATACCCTGGGGGGAGTACATGGGGCCGCTGCCCCCAGTGGTGATGGAAAGGACTGCCTTCTTGTTCTGTAAAAGAAAAGTCATTATCTTCCACATCTCCTTGGTAACAGGAAGTTAATGAACAGCCCCAGAGAAAAGAACACACAAGTCCACCctatctgtttttatttaactGAATACACTGGCTGCTCTGAGCCATGCCAGATGACTGCAGAAGTACCAGCCTGGAAGATGATCCCCAGACAGGTAGCCAGGGACAAGCCCAGGATTCCGTGTTCCTGGGTGTAGCAAATCCAGTGAAGgttatcatggaaatgcaaaatcagtGTTGACTGCTGGTGCCTAGGTGGAGtaatttgtttcttgtttttatctgTCTCCCACAGTGCTAGGCATGTATCTAGGCATGTCATCTAGAAGGTATCAAAATATTTCTTGTGGGGAcagcctagtggcgtagtggttaagtttgcacacactgcttcagcagcccaaggttcgtgggttcagatctcaggcacagacccatacactgctcatcaagccatgctatggcagcatcccacattcaaaatagaggaagattggcacagatgttaactcaatgacaatcttcctcaccaaaaaaaaagatgtatctTGTGTGGTACTTGGGtctctgaaaaacaaagacagactttcttttttaatttttattatggaaaatttcaaacttacacaaagaagagaaaatagtatGATGCATCCATCAGCTTTAACTCTCAGTATTTTGCCATGTGAGTTTTATCTAATTCCCTCGCCCCTATTTTtcctggagtattttaaagcaaatcctaaaCATCATGTCAAAATATCTATAAAACCTTTAGTAAGCATCTCTCACAAAGGGACCTGGAGCCTGATCTTAGGATCTAATTGTCCTCAAAACTCTGCCTCAGGACAGAATCTACCCAAAGTTCAGCTGTTAGAAAAAGCAGAACCGTCTACCTACCTGGAAAGGCCCCTTCTCGTACAGGGCAGCAAATGAGTAGGCAAACTCCCCTACAAGCACTCGATCAAACCAGCCTTTCAGGATGGCAGGGACTCCAAACCACTGCAGGGGGAACTGTGGGACAGAGGACAAGAGGTCAGATTGGCAGCTCCTAGCACAGAGGGCAGCTCAGCTGCTGATCATGATGTCACTGATGGGCCCTTTCTTCAGGCCTTTGTTGTTCCTTCTGGAGGAGTTAgcacatgaaagaaaacaaaattattgtcTTTGGTCAGTCAACTCAACACTCCTGCTTCTACCTAAAGATACAAATATTGGATGGGCCTGAAGAAATCCACATGAAAATAAGATTTGTTTCTATGAAATAACCTTTGGCAGCAAAGTCGAAACAGCAAGGATTGCAGACAAAGCTTGCCTCAGTGTGTGATGCCTAAATCAATATTTTCCCAAGAGCTTGCTTTAGTAGATATggtataaaaaatatgaaacacgactcagagtgaagggatggaagacaatactccaagctaatggcaaacaaaagaaagcaagtgttgccatacttccATAAAACAAATGGACATCAGGATAAAAGAGGTaatgagagacaaggaggggcagtatataatgataaaaaggacactccaccaagaagacataacacacatatatatatgcacccaacacaggagcaccaaagtacataaagcaattattaacaaatgtagaaggagatattaacaacacaataatagtaggggatcccAACACCCCACTTAGATCAATGAATAGATATCCAGACAAAGTCAACAAGGTAATAGTGGACTTAaaggaaaaactagaccagatagGCTTTATAGACATATaaagaacactccatccaaaaacagcagaattcacattctcaagtgcacatagaacattctcaagattgaccatatgttgggaaataaggcaagcctcaataaatttaagattgaaatcatatgaagcatcttttctgaccacaatgttatgaaactagaaatcaactacaagaaaaaagctgggaaagggacaaagatgtggagactaaacaacatgctactgagcaaccaatgtgtcactgaagaaattaaaggagaaatcaaaaaatatctggagacaaaatgaaaacacaccacactaattcatatgggatgcagctaaagtggccctaaaattcatagcaatacaagaCCAccttaacaagaaaaatctcaaataagcaatcttaaattacacctaagagaattagaaaaagaaggacaaacaaagcccaaagtcagcagaaggagagaaataataaaaattggagcagaaataaatgaaattaaaacaaacaaacaaaaaaaacagtagaaaggatcaatgaaacaaagagctggttctttgagaagataaacaaaattgacaaacccttagccagactcacaaaggaaaaaagagagaagcctcaaataaataaaatttgaaatgaaagaagagaaattacaatgaatactacataaatacaaaggattataagaataccatgaaaactatatgccaaaaaattggacaatctagaagaaatggataaattcttagactcatacaacctcccaaaactgaatcaagaagaaagagagaatctaaatagactaatcacaagtaaagagattgaaacagtaatcaaaaaccttccaataAATGAAAGTCCAGCAACAgattgcttctctggagaattctaccaaacattcaaagaagatttaatacctatccttctcaaactattccaaaaaattgaggaagacagcacacttcctaacacattctatgaggccaacaccaccatgataccaaagccagacaaggacaacacaaagaaagaaaattacgggcaaatatcactgatgaatatagatgcaaaaatcctcaacaaaatattggcaaaccaaatacagcaatacattaaaaggatcatacatcatgatcaagtcggatttataccagggacacagggatggttcaacatctgcaaatcaatcaatgtgatagacccacattaacacaatgaggaataaaaaccacatgatcatctcaatagacacagagaaagcatttgataagatccaacagccatttatgataaaaactctcaataaaatgagtatagacggaaagtacctcaatataaaagccatatatgacaaacccacagccaacatcatagtcaatggggagaaactgaaaaccatccctctgagaagaggaacaagacaagggtgcccattctcacaCTGCACTGgcggttttggccagagcaattaggcagggaaaagaaagaaaaggaacccAAAGAGGCaatgaagtgaaactctcgctgtttgcagaaaacatgattttacatatagaaaacactaaagaatccatcggaaaactattagaaataatcaacatctacagcaaagttgcagggtacaaaatcaacttacaaaaatcagttccatttctatactctaacaacaaactaacagaaggaaaactaaaaaatacaatcccatttacaattgcaacaaaaagaataaaatatctaggaataaatttaaccaaagaggtgaaagacctatccaatggaaactataagacattactggaagaaatcgatgatgacataaagaaatggaaagatagtccatgcacatgaattggaagaataaacatagtaaaaatgtccatactacctaaagcaatctgcagattcaatgcaatcccaatcagaatcccaatgacattcttcacagaaataggacaaagaatcctaaaattcatatgggacaacaaaagaccctgaatacctaaagcaatcctgagaaaaaagagcaaagctggaggcatcacaatccctgactacaaaatatactacaaagctatagtaatcaaaacagcatggtactggtacaaaaacagacacacatcattggaacagaactgaaagcccagaaataaaaccacatatctacagCCAGCTactcttcaacaaaggagctaagaacatatgatggagaaaggaaggtctcttcaataaatggtgctgggaaaactggacaggcacatgcaaaagaatgaaagaagaccattatctttcgccatacaaaaaaattatctcaaaatggatcaaagatttgaacataagacctgaaaccttaaaactcctagaagaaaatatacgcagtacactctttgacatcggtcttagaagaatcttttcaaatagcatgtctacttggacaaggaaaacaaaagaaaaaataaacaagtgggacttcatcggactaaagagcttctacaaggcaaaagaaaccaggatcaaaatgaaaagacaacccatcaactgggagaaaatatttgcaattcatatatcctacaaggggttaatctcccaaatatataaagaactcacgaCTCAatgaccaaaaaaacacaaacaacctaa
This genomic window from Equus przewalskii isolate Varuska chromosome 3, EquPr2, whole genome shotgun sequence contains:
- the NQO1 gene encoding NAD(P)H dehydrogenase [quinone] 1 isoform X2; protein product: MAARKALIVLAHSERTSFNYAMKEAAVETLKRKGWEVAESDLYAMNFNPLISRKDISGKLKDPENFQYAVESTLAYKEGRLSPDIVAEQKKLEAADLVIFQFPLQWFGVPAILKGWFDRVLVGEFAYSFAALYEKGPFQNKKAVLSITTGGSGPMYSPQGIHGDINILLWPIQSGTLHFCGFQVLEPQLTYSVLYLPKDTRIQILEGWKKRLENIWNETPLYFSPSSLFDLDFQAGFLLKKEVQEKQKNSKFGLSVGHHLGKSIPTDDQIKARK
- the NQO1 gene encoding NAD(P)H dehydrogenase [quinone] 1 isoform X3 yields the protein MKEAAVETLKRKGWEVAESDLYAMNFNPLISRKDISGKLKDPENFQYAVESTLAYKEGRLSPDIVAEQKKLEAADLVIFQFPLQWFGVPAILKGWFDRVLVGEFAYSFAALYEKGPFQNKKAVLSITTGGSGPMYSPQGIHGDINILLWPIQSGTLHFCGFQVLEPQLTYSVLYLPKDTRIQILEGWKKRLENIWNETPLYFSPSSLFDLDFQAGFLLKKEVQEKQKNSKFGLSVGHHLGKSIPTDDQIKARK
- the NQO1 gene encoding NAD(P)H dehydrogenase [quinone] 1 isoform X1, with the translated sequence MCFVVKFYVGRQGTRGRFSPEARKALIVLAHSERTSFNYAMKEAAVETLKRKGWEVAESDLYAMNFNPLISRKDISGKLKDPENFQYAVESTLAYKEGRLSPDIVAEQKKLEAADLVIFQFPLQWFGVPAILKGWFDRVLVGEFAYSFAALYEKGPFQNKKAVLSITTGGSGPMYSPQGIHGDINILLWPIQSGTLHFCGFQVLEPQLTYSVLYLPKDTRIQILEGWKKRLENIWNETPLYFSPSSLFDLDFQAGFLLKKEVQEKQKNSKFGLSVGHHLGKSIPTDDQIKARK